From Pelotomaculum schinkii, the proteins below share one genomic window:
- the cimA gene encoding citramalate synthase translates to MPSVKIYDTTLRDGTQAEGISLSCEDKIKIAQRLDKMGFHYIEGGWPGSNPKDADFFWRIRSYSFKNARLAAFGSTRRAKLAAESDDNVKALLASGVRCATIFGKTWDLHVTKSLGTTLAENLAMIRDTVSYLKSHGLEVFFDAEHFFDGYKANPAYALAALEAAAEGGADTLVLCDTNGGSLPLEIKEIVEVAVQRLSIPIGIHAHNDGELAVANTIMAVQSGASQAQGTVNGYGERCGNANLCSVIPNLYLKLGIDTIPRENLAHLVEMSHYVSEVANLSPDARQPYVGISAFAHKGGVHVSALLKEPKTYEHIEPELVGNHRRVLISELSGMSNLLYKYKEMNLGFDRQGPEGKRILAEIKELENQGFQFEGSEGSFELLMRKAQDNYTEPFSLEALRLLVEMKENNPAYAEAIIKIRVGDQVVHTAAEGNGPVNALDHALRKALKDFYPNIGSMHLNDYKVRVLDEKDGTGASVRVHIETGDGQNSWGTVGVSQNIIEASWQALADSIAYGLLKGEKTNLESSSEKSAAGE, encoded by the coding sequence ATGCCCTCAGTAAAGATTTACGACACAACGTTACGGGACGGCACGCAGGCTGAGGGCATTTCCTTGTCCTGTGAAGATAAGATAAAAATCGCCCAGCGTCTCGACAAAATGGGCTTCCATTATATTGAAGGCGGCTGGCCGGGGTCCAACCCCAAGGACGCTGATTTCTTCTGGCGGATTCGCAGTTACAGCTTCAAGAACGCCAGGCTGGCAGCTTTTGGTTCCACCCGCCGGGCGAAACTGGCGGCTGAAAGTGACGACAATGTCAAGGCCCTCCTTGCTTCGGGGGTCAGGTGCGCCACCATTTTCGGCAAGACCTGGGACCTGCACGTAACCAAGTCCCTGGGTACCACGCTGGCAGAAAACCTGGCCATGATCCGTGATACCGTCTCTTACCTCAAAAGCCACGGGTTGGAAGTGTTCTTCGACGCCGAGCATTTTTTTGACGGCTACAAGGCCAATCCGGCTTATGCTCTGGCGGCGCTTGAGGCAGCCGCGGAGGGCGGGGCCGATACCCTGGTGCTTTGCGACACCAACGGGGGCAGCTTGCCTCTGGAGATTAAAGAAATTGTGGAAGTGGCCGTGCAGCGGCTCAGTATACCTATAGGGATCCACGCCCATAACGACGGTGAACTGGCTGTCGCCAACACGATCATGGCGGTGCAGAGCGGAGCGTCGCAGGCGCAGGGGACGGTCAACGGCTACGGCGAGAGGTGCGGCAACGCCAACCTCTGCTCCGTTATTCCCAACCTGTACCTGAAACTGGGCATCGATACCATCCCTCGCGAGAACCTGGCGCACCTGGTGGAAATGTCCCATTACGTCAGCGAGGTAGCCAATCTCAGCCCGGATGCCCGGCAGCCTTACGTGGGGATCAGCGCCTTCGCCCATAAAGGCGGTGTACACGTCAGCGCCCTCTTGAAGGAGCCCAAGACCTACGAGCACATTGAACCGGAACTGGTGGGCAACCACCGCCGCGTGCTGATCTCCGAGCTGTCCGGCATGTCCAACCTGCTTTACAAGTATAAAGAGATGAACCTCGGGTTTGACCGGCAGGGCCCTGAAGGCAAGCGTATCCTGGCGGAAATTAAGGAATTGGAAAACCAGGGTTTTCAGTTTGAGGGGTCGGAGGGGTCTTTCGAGCTCCTTATGCGCAAAGCCCAGGACAACTACACCGAGCCGTTTTCCCTGGAGGCCCTGCGCCTCCTGGTTGAAATGAAAGAAAACAACCCCGCCTATGCCGAGGCTATTATTAAAATACGGGTAGGTGACCAGGTGGTGCATACAGCGGCTGAAGGCAACGGCCCGGTTAACGCCCTGGACCACGCCCTGCGCAAAGCTTTGAAGGATTTCTATCCCAACATCGGCTCGATGCATTTAAACGACTACAAGGTGCGCGTACTGGATGAGAAGGACGGTACCGGGGCCAGTGTACGTGTCCATATCGAGACCGGCGACGGCCAAAATTCCTGGGGTACGGTCGGGGTCTCCCAGAACATTATTGAGGCCAGCTGGCAGGCGCTCGCCGACAGCATCGCCTACGGTCTGCTGAAGGGGGAAAAGACAAATCTGGAGAGCAGTTCAGAAAAGTCTGCCGCAGGAGAATAG
- a CDS encoding four helix bundle protein, which produces MRTGYKNLEVYKRSYRLALEIHKFTQSFPTSEKYELGSQLRRASLSVALNIAEGYGRKDSSREFQHFLRNALGSCNEICVLLDFIRALNYIQEEYYKKLSEEYDVLGKQIFRLREKNIG; this is translated from the coding sequence ATGCGGACCGGGTATAAAAACCTTGAGGTCTATAAGAGGTCTTACAGACTGGCACTGGAAATACACAAATTTACCCAATCATTTCCAACCTCAGAGAAGTATGAACTTGGCAGTCAACTCCGAAGAGCTTCACTTTCGGTAGCCTTAAATATCGCTGAAGGATACGGTAGAAAAGATTCTTCAAGAGAATTTCAGCATTTCTTAAGGAATGCCTTAGGCTCCTGCAACGAAATTTGTGTCCTGCTGGATTTCATTAGAGCGCTTAATTATATTCAGGAAGAGTATTATAAAAAATTGTCTGAGGAGTACGATGTCCTTGGAAAACAAATCTTTCGTTTAAGGGAAAAAAATATTGGATAA
- the leuB gene encoding 3-isopropylmalate dehydrogenase, whose protein sequence is MSKIAVLPGDGIGPEIIDQAVRVLEAVGQRFGHKYEFAWGLVGGAAYDATGVPLPEETLELCFNSEAILFGAVGGPKWDGLPLHLRPELGALLALRKKLGLYANLRPVKVFPSLANASTLKPEVVAGLDLLVLRELTGGLYFGKKYREALPDGGTRVVDTLEYTTPEIERILRKAFDLARLRRGRVTSVDKANVLESSRYWREVAVAIGREYPDVELNHMYVDNCAMQLVKNPGQFDVLVTENMFGDILSDQASVLGGSLGMLASASLGGKIGLYEPAHGTAPELAGLNCANPIAAILSAAMLLRFSLEQGREADCIEQAVTDVLDMGYRTADLMEKGKQLVNTDEIGSRIIEQIGRET, encoded by the coding sequence ATGTCTAAAATAGCTGTATTGCCGGGTGATGGAATCGGCCCGGAAATTATCGACCAGGCGGTCCGTGTTTTGGAAGCGGTTGGCCAACGCTTTGGGCATAAATATGAGTTTGCCTGGGGTTTAGTGGGTGGAGCGGCCTATGACGCGACCGGCGTGCCGCTGCCCGAGGAAACCCTGGAGCTCTGCTTTAACAGCGAGGCCATCCTCTTCGGAGCCGTAGGCGGCCCCAAATGGGACGGTTTGCCGCTGCACCTGCGGCCTGAACTCGGGGCTCTCCTGGCTCTCAGGAAGAAGCTGGGCTTGTACGCCAACCTGCGGCCGGTCAAGGTATTTCCCTCACTGGCCAATGCTTCCACGCTGAAACCGGAGGTGGTTGCCGGCCTCGACCTGTTAGTGCTCCGGGAGCTTACCGGCGGCCTTTACTTCGGCAAGAAATACCGGGAGGCGCTGCCTGACGGCGGTACCCGCGTGGTTGACACGCTGGAATACACCACCCCGGAAATTGAGAGGATCCTCCGCAAGGCCTTTGACCTGGCCAGGCTGCGCCGCGGCAGGGTGACTTCGGTGGATAAGGCCAACGTGCTGGAAAGCTCGCGTTACTGGCGGGAGGTGGCCGTGGCGATCGGCCGGGAGTATCCGGATGTGGAACTCAATCATATGTATGTAGACAACTGCGCCATGCAGTTGGTCAAGAACCCGGGGCAGTTTGACGTCCTTGTGACTGAAAATATGTTCGGCGACATCTTAAGCGACCAGGCTTCCGTACTGGGCGGCTCTTTAGGAATGCTGGCCTCCGCCAGCCTCGGAGGAAAAATAGGGTTGTACGAGCCTGCGCACGGCACCGCGCCAGAACTGGCCGGCTTAAACTGCGCCAACCCCATTGCCGCCATCCTGTCCGCAGCCATGCTCCTGCGCTTCTCCCTGGAACAGGGCCGGGAAGCGGACTGCATCGAGCAGGCCGTCACAGACGTGCTTGACATGGGCTACCGCACCGCCGACCTGATGGAAAAAGGCAAACAACTTGTCAATACGGATGAGATTGGAAGCCGGATTATAGAGCAAATAGGACGTGAGACGTGA